In one Takifugu flavidus isolate HTHZ2018 chromosome 9, ASM371156v2, whole genome shotgun sequence genomic region, the following are encoded:
- the afg2a gene encoding ribosome biogenesis protein SPATA5 isoform X3, with amino-acid sequence MSSKKNKSKSKRSSEGDGSVLSKEDSSLHTSGHEGGGCKSLNSNSFTVIDFIDKADDKTPKSCRSSLVQLSLNSMKAAGVCIGRPVLLTSTVGHQEVCLGWPVATFPGGKVGLQKCVQSVLKVKTGDRVTVQPLTGAMLRAEEVLLQNRTNDDTIETDEFRNFFLRSLAGKIILPGNIISLTYFGRSCGLMVETIKGEDGTTLQRAPPPLLPDTEESSMLESTSGDLSLQFGSLTIDNDDTDGAPSTPGGPDPAASTPHRPAALPRLFSPPSSCSSPNPAADSAEEAVSPGVSTSSEPAEKAATAPSGGRQCCDTFYSLCSNTKVTFKDKRAAGGSAKSKRSKVTYSMIGGLSSQLDVIRETIELPLKHPELFSNYGIPPPRGVLLYGPPGTGKTMIGRAIANEVGAHMTVINGPEIMSKFYGETEARLRQIFAEASQRQPAIVFIDELDALCPKREGAQNEVEKRVVASLLTLMDGIGSEGHSGQVLVLGATNRPHALDPALRRPGRFDKELEVGVPSAAERADILQKQLRSVPCGATREELTQLADAAHGYVGADLAAVCKEAGLHALRRAMGGSQQPSDKQLKGAVSITVQDLQWAMSAVKPSAMREVAVDVPKVRWSDVAGMEEVKLKLKQAVEWPLRHPEAFTRMGILPPKGVLLYGPPGCSKTMIAKALANESGLNFLAIKGPELLSKYVGESERAVREVFRKARAVAPSIVFFDEIDALASERGSSSGSGGVGDRVLAQLLTEMDGVEQLRDVTVLAATNRPDMIDKVTLLATFHCSLLCNQRTQTLTDTHLKPFMMWMFSPARVFATFVKPIKH; translated from the exons atgtcctcaaagaaaaacaaaagtaaatcaAAACGGAGCAGTGAAGGAGACGGTTCCGTCCTATCGAAGGAGGACTCCAGTCTACACACATCCGGCCACGAAGGAGGAGGCTGCAAAAGTTTGAACAGCAACTCGTTTACTGTCATCGATTTTATTGATAAAG CTGACGACAAAACCCCTAAAAGTTGCAGATCATCCTTAGTCCAGCTGAGCCTCAATTCAATGAAGGCGGCCGGCGTCTGCATCGGGAGACCGGTCCTGCTGACCAGCACTGTGGGACATCAGGAG GTGTGTTTAGGGTGGCCTGTTGCTACCTTTCCTGGAGGGAAAGTTGGTCTGCAGAAATGTGTCCAGAGTGTCTTGAAAGTGAAGACAGGGGACAGGGTGACGGTGCAGCCGCTGACGGGTGCCATGTTGAGGGCTGAGGAGGTGCTTCTGCAAAACAG gACAAACGATGACACAATTGAGACCGATGAGTTCAGGAACTTCTTCCTCAGGTCCCTCG CTGGGAAGATCATCTTACCAGGGAACATCATCTCTTTGACGTACTTTGGTCGGTCATGTGGTCTCATGGTCGAGACGATAAAAGGGGAGGACGGTACGACCCTCCAAAGAGCGCCTCCTCCCCTGTTACCTGACACAGAGGAGTCCTCTATGCTTGAGTCCACGTCAGGTGACCTCTCCCTGCAGTTCGGTTCACTTACCATTGACAACGACGACACCGACGGTGCCCCCAGCACGCCTGGGGGTCCGGATCCTGCAGCCAGCACCCCACACAGACCAGCTGCACTCCCACGTCTCTTCTCACCCccatcctcctgcagctccccgAACCCTGCTGCAGACTCAGCAGAGGAGGCCGTCAGTCCAGGGGTCTCCACCAGctcagagcctgcagaaaaAGCTGCCACAGCTCCCTCTGGTGGAAGACAGTGTTGCGACACCTTCTACAGTCTCTGCTCCAACACTAAAGTCacttttaaagacaaaagagcagcagggggaTCGGCCAAAtctaaaaggtcaaaggtgacttACAGTATGATAGGCGGCCTCAGCAGCCAGTTGGATGTGATCAGAGAGACGATTGAACTTCCCCTGAAACACCCCGAGTTGTTCTCCAACTACG GGATCCCACCACCCAGAGGGGTCCTTCTCTATGGACCTCCCGGGACGGGCAAGACCATGATCGGACGGGCCATAGCCAATGAGGTGGGAGCTCACATGACGGTGATCAACGGCCCAGAGATCATGAGCAA ATTCTACGGTGAAACTGAAGCCAGACTCAGGCAGATCTTCGCTGAAGCGTCTCAGAG ACAACCTGCGATCGTCTTCATCGATGAGCTGGACGCTCTGTGTCCGAAGCGCGAGGGCGCTCAGAACGAGGTGGAGAAACGTGTCGTGGCTTCTCTCCTGACTCTCATGGACGGGATCGGCTCG GAGGGTCACTCCGGTCAGGTCCTGGTACTTGGGGCCACGAACCGGCCCCACGCTCTGGACCCTGCCCTGCGTCGACCGGGACGCTTTGACAAGGAGCTGGAG GTCGGGGTTCCCAGCGCGGCTGAGCGTGCGGACATTTTGCAGAAGCAGCTCAGGTCGGTGCCGTGCGGCGCCACCAGGGAGGAGCTCACGCAGCTGGCCGACGCCGCCCACGGATACGTGGGAGCTGACCTCGCCGCCGTTTGCAAGGAAGCAG GCTTGCACGCGCTGAGACGAGCGATGGGAGGATCCCAGCAGCCGTCAGACAAGCAGCTGAAGGGTGCAGTCAGCATCACTGTGCAGGACCTGCAGTGGGCCATGTCTGCTGTGAAGCCCAGCGCCATGAGGGAAGTGGCCGTTGACGTTCCAAAG GTCCGCTGGTCTGACGTAGCCGGCATggaagaagtgaagctgaaactaAAGCAGGCCGTGGAGTGGCCCCTGAGGCATCCCGAGGCCTTCACCCGCATGGGGATCCTGCCTCCCAAAGGCGTTCTGCTCTATGGACCTCCTGGATGCTCCAAGACCATGATAGCCAAGGCCCTGGCCAATGAAAGCGGCCTCAACTTCTTGGCCATTAAA GGTCCAGAATTACTGAGCAAGTATGTTGGAGAGTCCGAAAGAGCCGTGAGAGAG gtgtttcgGAAGGCGAGGGCCGTCGCTCCCTCCATCGTCTTCTTCGACGAGATCGACGCTCTCGCCAGTGAAAGAGGAAG CTCGTCGGGCTCCGGCGGCGTCGGCGACCGGGTCCTGGCTCAGCTCCTGACAGAGATGGACGGTGTCGAGCAGCTCCGGGACGTCACCGTGCTGGCAGCCACCAACCGCCCTGACATGATCGATAAG
- the afg2a gene encoding ribosome biogenesis protein SPATA5 isoform X2, translating to MSSKKNKSKSKRSSEGDGSVLSKEDSSLHTSGHEGGGCKSLNSNSFTVIDFIDKADDKTPKSCRSSLVQLSLNSMKAAGVCIGRPVLLTSTVGHQEVCLGWPVATFPGGKVGLQKCVQSVLKVKTGDRVTVQPLTGAMLRAEEVLLQNRTNDDTIETDEFRNFFLRSLAGKIILPGNIISLTYFGRSCGLMVETIKGEDGTTLQRAPPPLLPDTEESSMLESTSGDLSLQFGSLTIDNDDTDGAPSTPGGPDPAASTPHRPAALPRLFSPPSSCSSPNPAADSAEEAVSPGVSTSSEPAEKAATAPSGGRQCCDTFYSLCSNTKVTFKDKRAAGGSAKSKRSKVTYSMIGGLSSQLDVIRETIELPLKHPELFSNYGIPPPRGVLLYGPPGTGKTMIGRAIANEVGAHMTVINGPEIMSKFYGETEARLRQIFAEASQRQPAIVFIDELDALCPKREGAQNEVEKRVVASLLTLMDGIGSEGHSGQVLVLGATNRPHALDPALRRPGRFDKELEVGVPSAAERADILQKQLRSVPCGATREELTQLADAAHGYVGADLAAVCKEAGLHALRRAMGGSQQPSDKQLKGAVSITVQDLQWAMSAVKPSAMREVAVDVPKVRWSDVAGMEEVKLKLKQAVEWPLRHPEAFTRMGILPPKGVLLYGPPGCSKTMIAKALANESGLNFLAIKGPELLSKYVGESERAVREVFRKARAVAPSIVFFDEIDALASERGSSSGSGGVGDRVLAQLLTEMDGVEQLRDVTVLAATNRPDMIDKITAVCREAALLALQDDIKAQRVLAGHFEGALSTVKPRIPDSLVQSYVSYQQQRSGGLSFF from the exons atgtcctcaaagaaaaacaaaagtaaatcaAAACGGAGCAGTGAAGGAGACGGTTCCGTCCTATCGAAGGAGGACTCCAGTCTACACACATCCGGCCACGAAGGAGGAGGCTGCAAAAGTTTGAACAGCAACTCGTTTACTGTCATCGATTTTATTGATAAAG CTGACGACAAAACCCCTAAAAGTTGCAGATCATCCTTAGTCCAGCTGAGCCTCAATTCAATGAAGGCGGCCGGCGTCTGCATCGGGAGACCGGTCCTGCTGACCAGCACTGTGGGACATCAGGAG GTGTGTTTAGGGTGGCCTGTTGCTACCTTTCCTGGAGGGAAAGTTGGTCTGCAGAAATGTGTCCAGAGTGTCTTGAAAGTGAAGACAGGGGACAGGGTGACGGTGCAGCCGCTGACGGGTGCCATGTTGAGGGCTGAGGAGGTGCTTCTGCAAAACAG gACAAACGATGACACAATTGAGACCGATGAGTTCAGGAACTTCTTCCTCAGGTCCCTCG CTGGGAAGATCATCTTACCAGGGAACATCATCTCTTTGACGTACTTTGGTCGGTCATGTGGTCTCATGGTCGAGACGATAAAAGGGGAGGACGGTACGACCCTCCAAAGAGCGCCTCCTCCCCTGTTACCTGACACAGAGGAGTCCTCTATGCTTGAGTCCACGTCAGGTGACCTCTCCCTGCAGTTCGGTTCACTTACCATTGACAACGACGACACCGACGGTGCCCCCAGCACGCCTGGGGGTCCGGATCCTGCAGCCAGCACCCCACACAGACCAGCTGCACTCCCACGTCTCTTCTCACCCccatcctcctgcagctccccgAACCCTGCTGCAGACTCAGCAGAGGAGGCCGTCAGTCCAGGGGTCTCCACCAGctcagagcctgcagaaaaAGCTGCCACAGCTCCCTCTGGTGGAAGACAGTGTTGCGACACCTTCTACAGTCTCTGCTCCAACACTAAAGTCacttttaaagacaaaagagcagcagggggaTCGGCCAAAtctaaaaggtcaaaggtgacttACAGTATGATAGGCGGCCTCAGCAGCCAGTTGGATGTGATCAGAGAGACGATTGAACTTCCCCTGAAACACCCCGAGTTGTTCTCCAACTACG GGATCCCACCACCCAGAGGGGTCCTTCTCTATGGACCTCCCGGGACGGGCAAGACCATGATCGGACGGGCCATAGCCAATGAGGTGGGAGCTCACATGACGGTGATCAACGGCCCAGAGATCATGAGCAA ATTCTACGGTGAAACTGAAGCCAGACTCAGGCAGATCTTCGCTGAAGCGTCTCAGAG ACAACCTGCGATCGTCTTCATCGATGAGCTGGACGCTCTGTGTCCGAAGCGCGAGGGCGCTCAGAACGAGGTGGAGAAACGTGTCGTGGCTTCTCTCCTGACTCTCATGGACGGGATCGGCTCG GAGGGTCACTCCGGTCAGGTCCTGGTACTTGGGGCCACGAACCGGCCCCACGCTCTGGACCCTGCCCTGCGTCGACCGGGACGCTTTGACAAGGAGCTGGAG GTCGGGGTTCCCAGCGCGGCTGAGCGTGCGGACATTTTGCAGAAGCAGCTCAGGTCGGTGCCGTGCGGCGCCACCAGGGAGGAGCTCACGCAGCTGGCCGACGCCGCCCACGGATACGTGGGAGCTGACCTCGCCGCCGTTTGCAAGGAAGCAG GCTTGCACGCGCTGAGACGAGCGATGGGAGGATCCCAGCAGCCGTCAGACAAGCAGCTGAAGGGTGCAGTCAGCATCACTGTGCAGGACCTGCAGTGGGCCATGTCTGCTGTGAAGCCCAGCGCCATGAGGGAAGTGGCCGTTGACGTTCCAAAG GTCCGCTGGTCTGACGTAGCCGGCATggaagaagtgaagctgaaactaAAGCAGGCCGTGGAGTGGCCCCTGAGGCATCCCGAGGCCTTCACCCGCATGGGGATCCTGCCTCCCAAAGGCGTTCTGCTCTATGGACCTCCTGGATGCTCCAAGACCATGATAGCCAAGGCCCTGGCCAATGAAAGCGGCCTCAACTTCTTGGCCATTAAA GGTCCAGAATTACTGAGCAAGTATGTTGGAGAGTCCGAAAGAGCCGTGAGAGAG gtgtttcgGAAGGCGAGGGCCGTCGCTCCCTCCATCGTCTTCTTCGACGAGATCGACGCTCTCGCCAGTGAAAGAGGAAG CTCGTCGGGCTCCGGCGGCGTCGGCGACCGGGTCCTGGCTCAGCTCCTGACAGAGATGGACGGTGTCGAGCAGCTCCGGGACGTCACCGTGCTGGCAGCCACCAACCGCCCTGACATGATCGATAAG